The following are encoded in a window of Heteronotia binoei isolate CCM8104 ecotype False Entrance Well chromosome 9, APGP_CSIRO_Hbin_v1, whole genome shotgun sequence genomic DNA:
- the CNOT7 gene encoding CCR4-NOT transcription complex subunit 7 isoform X1, translating into MPAATVDHSQRICEVWACNLDEEMKKIRQVIRKFNYVAMDTEFPGVVARPIGEFRSNADYQYQLLRCNVDLLKIIQLGLTFMNEQGEYPPGTSTWQFNFKFNLTEDMYAQDSIELLTTSGIQFKKHEEEGIETQYFAELLMTSGVVLCEGVKWLSFHSGYDFGYLIKILTNSNLPEEEMDFFEILRLFFPVIYDVKYLMKSCKNLKGGLQEVAEQLELERIGPQHQAGSDSLLTGMAFFKMREMFFEDHIDDAKYCGHLYGLGSASSYVQNGTGNAYEEEASKQS; encoded by the exons ATGCCAGCAGCTACAGTAGATCACAGCCAAAGAATTTGTGAAGTTTGGGCTTGCAACCTGGATGAAGAGATGAAGAAAATTCGTCAAGTTATACGGAAGTTTAATTACGTTGCCATG GATACAGAGTTTCCAGGAGTTGTTGCAAGGCCTATTGGTGAATTCAGAAGCAATGCAGACTATCAGTACCAACTACTCCGCTGTAATGTAGACTTACTAAAGATCATTCAGTTAGGATTGACATTTATGAATGAGCAAGGCGAATATCCTCCAGGAACTTCAACATggcaatttaattttaaatttaatttaac AGAGGACATGTATGCCCAGGACTCTATAGAACTATTAACAACTTCTGGAATCCAGTTCAAAAAACATGaggaagaaggaattgaaacacAGTACTTTGCTGAACTTCTAATGACATCGGGTGTAGTGCTCTGTGAAGGTGTCAAGTGGCTTTCATTTCATAG TGGCTATGATTTCGGCTATCTAATCAAGATCCTGACAAATTCCAATTTACCCGAAGAAGAAATGGACTTCTTTGAGATACTGAGACTGTTTTTCCCTGTCATTTATGATGTGAAGTACCTTATGAAGAGTTGCAAAAATCTCAAG GGTGGATTGCAAGAAGTAGCTGAGCAGTTAGAGTTGGAGAGGATAGGACCACAGCATCAGGCAGGATCTGATTCTCTACTAACAGGCATGGCCTTCTTCAAAATGAGAGAG atgttctttgaaGATCACATCGATGATGCCAAGTACTGTGGTCACTTGTATGGTCTTGGTTCCGCTTCATCTTATGTACAGAATGGGACAGGAAACGCGTATGAAGAAGAAGCCAGCAAGCAATCATGA
- the CNOT7 gene encoding CCR4-NOT transcription complex subunit 7 isoform X2, with amino-acid sequence MNEQGEYPPGTSTWQFNFKFNLTEDMYAQDSIELLTTSGIQFKKHEEEGIETQYFAELLMTSGVVLCEGVKWLSFHSGYDFGYLIKILTNSNLPEEEMDFFEILRLFFPVIYDVKYLMKSCKNLKGGLQEVAEQLELERIGPQHQAGSDSLLTGMAFFKMREMFFEDHIDDAKYCGHLYGLGSASSYVQNGTGNAYEEEASKQS; translated from the exons ATGAATGAGCAAGGCGAATATCCTCCAGGAACTTCAACATggcaatttaattttaaatttaatttaac AGAGGACATGTATGCCCAGGACTCTATAGAACTATTAACAACTTCTGGAATCCAGTTCAAAAAACATGaggaagaaggaattgaaacacAGTACTTTGCTGAACTTCTAATGACATCGGGTGTAGTGCTCTGTGAAGGTGTCAAGTGGCTTTCATTTCATAG TGGCTATGATTTCGGCTATCTAATCAAGATCCTGACAAATTCCAATTTACCCGAAGAAGAAATGGACTTCTTTGAGATACTGAGACTGTTTTTCCCTGTCATTTATGATGTGAAGTACCTTATGAAGAGTTGCAAAAATCTCAAG GGTGGATTGCAAGAAGTAGCTGAGCAGTTAGAGTTGGAGAGGATAGGACCACAGCATCAGGCAGGATCTGATTCTCTACTAACAGGCATGGCCTTCTTCAAAATGAGAGAG atgttctttgaaGATCACATCGATGATGCCAAGTACTGTGGTCACTTGTATGGTCTTGGTTCCGCTTCATCTTATGTACAGAATGGGACAGGAAACGCGTATGAAGAAGAAGCCAGCAAGCAATCATGA
- the VPS37A gene encoding vacuolar protein sorting-associated protein 37A has product MNWLFPLSKGASGGGAAASSSAATGTPLPSTLTSLQQQKQRQIESLRSAHTAIAEIQKDVEYRLPFTVNNLTININILLPPQFPQEKPVISVYPPIRHHLMDKQGVYVACPLISSFTMHSDLGKIVQSVLDEFWKNPPVLAPSSTSFPFLYNKPAGMSPYGPQNFPFLSPYLSQETNRSVASVPLTESLSSGYATDRPAAPSYGMITELPLPVPTAEAFPQGSQNGYSYKMPDVPDAFPDLSELSISQLTEMNEQEDVLLEQFVNLPQLKQVINDKDDLVKSIEELARKNLLLEPSLEAKRQAVLDKYEQLTQLKTMFEKKMQRQHELSESCSASALQARLKVAAHEAEEESDTIAEDFLEGKTEIDDFLSSFMEKRTICHCRRAKEEKLQQAISMRSQFHAPL; this is encoded by the exons ATGAACTGGCTCTTCCCGCTCTCCAAAGGGGCCAGCGGCGGTGGGGCCGCTGCTTCGTCCTCGGCTGCTACCGGGACTCCGCTGCCTTCGACTCTCACTAGTctccagcagcaaaagcagcGGCAGATCGAGTCCCTGCGGAGCGCCCACACCGC GATAGCAGAAATACAAAAAGATGTGGAATATCGATTGCCATTCACTGTAAATAACCTCACAATTAATATTAACAT CTTGCTTCCTCCTCAGTTTCCTCAGGAAAAACCAGTCATCAGTGTTTACCCTCCAATACGACATCACTTAATGGATAAACAAGGCGTGTATGTGGCCTGCCCATTAATAAGCAGT TTCACAATGCACTCAGACCTTGGAAAAATTGTACAGAGTGTACTTGATGAGTTCTGGAAGAATCCTCCAGTATTGGCTCCCAGCTCAACATCATTCCCATT cCTTTACAACAAACCAGCTGGAATGTCTCCCTATGGTCCTCAGAACTTTCCATTTCTTTCGCCATATTTGTCTCAAGAGACAAATAGGTCTGTAGCATCCGTGCCACTTACAGAATCACTTTCTTCGGGCTACGCTACAGATAGACCTGCTGCTCCTTCCTATGGCATGATAACAGAGTTACCCTTGCCTGTTCCGACAGCAGAAGCTTTTCCCCAG GGGAGCCAAAACGGGTACAGTTACAAGATGCCTGATGTTCCTGATGCATTTCCAGACCTATCAGAACTTAG CATTTCACAGCTGACAGAAATGAATGAACAAGAAGATGTGCTGCTGGAACAATTTGTTAATCTGCCTCAGTTGAAGCAAGTCATTAATGATAAGGATGATTTAGTGAAAAGTATTGAAGAGCTAGCAA GAAAAAATCTATTGCTGGAACCTAGTTTGGAGGCAAAAAGGCAAGCAGTGCTAGATAAA TATGAACAGCTTACCCAGTTGAAGACCATGTTTGAAAAGAAGATGCAGAGGCAGCATGAACTTAGTGAG AGTTGTAGTGCGAGTGCTCTGCAGGCAAGACTGAAAGTTGCTGCCCATGAAGCAGAAGAGGAGTCGGACACTATTGCAGAAGACTTTCTGGAAGGGAAAACAGAGATAGATGACTTTCTTAGTAGCTTCATGGAAAAGAGAACA ATTTGCCATTGTCGAAGAGCCAAAGAGGAGAAGCTTCAGCAGGCAATATCAATGCGCAGCCAATTTCATGCTCCGCTATAG